A window of Terriglobales bacterium contains these coding sequences:
- a CDS encoding M20/M25/M40 family metallo-hydrolase — protein MPTTAKIDAPRSQQEVERVAALPGVKRAFAWFAAHEPDLRRWQMELARIPAPPFGEAARAEWLRARFADLGLEDVHIDSVGNVLGVRRGAERGPKFVALTAHIDTVFPAGTPLDIREEGGKLSGPGISDNASGVTALLALAAALGESAAANAASLVFIGNVGEEGEGDLRGMRHIFSDAQWKDSIAHTIVVDGSGSDTIVNQALGSRRFEVTVRGPGGHSWSDFGAPNPIVILARAIATFSRAKLPADPRTSASVGVIQGGTSVNTIPESASARVDIRSTSSQEMERLQRALRQAVEEAVAEDATGQRRGASKSPVSFEIAPIGSRPAAELREGARILEVVRAVDAHLGNASRLHRASTDANIPLSLGLEAVSLGAGGSGGGAHTLHEWYDPTGRELALQRILLAALALAGVKE, from the coding sequence ATGCCCACGACTGCCAAGATTGATGCCCCGCGCTCTCAGCAGGAAGTTGAGCGCGTAGCGGCTCTACCCGGCGTAAAACGGGCGTTCGCATGGTTCGCGGCGCATGAGCCGGACTTGCGCCGCTGGCAGATGGAATTGGCCCGCATCCCCGCTCCGCCCTTCGGGGAAGCCGCACGCGCCGAGTGGCTGCGGGCGCGCTTCGCGGATCTGGGATTGGAAGATGTGCACATCGATTCGGTGGGAAACGTCCTGGGCGTGCGCCGCGGCGCGGAGCGCGGCCCAAAGTTCGTCGCCCTCACGGCGCACATTGATACCGTCTTTCCCGCCGGCACGCCGCTCGACATCCGCGAAGAGGGCGGCAAGCTCTCTGGCCCCGGCATCTCGGACAACGCCTCCGGCGTCACGGCGCTGCTGGCGCTGGCGGCGGCGCTCGGCGAATCCGCGGCCGCAAATGCGGCCAGCCTCGTCTTCATCGGAAACGTCGGCGAAGAGGGCGAGGGCGACCTACGCGGCATGCGTCACATTTTTTCCGATGCGCAATGGAAAGATTCCATCGCCCACACCATCGTCGTGGACGGCTCGGGCTCAGACACCATCGTCAATCAGGCGCTGGGCAGCCGCCGCTTCGAGGTCACCGTGCGCGGGCCCGGCGGCCACTCCTGGTCGGACTTCGGCGCGCCCAATCCCATCGTGATCCTCGCGCGCGCCATCGCGACCTTCAGCCGCGCGAAGCTTCCCGCCGACCCGCGCACCTCGGCCAGCGTGGGCGTGATCCAGGGCGGGACCTCGGTCAATACCATCCCGGAGTCGGCCAGCGCGCGCGTGGACATCCGCTCCACCTCATCGCAAGAGATGGAGCGGCTGCAGCGCGCCCTGCGCCAGGCCGTCGAGGAGGCCGTGGCGGAAGATGCCACCGGGCAGCGCCGCGGGGCGTCAAAATCGCCAGTGAGCTTTGAGATTGCGCCAATCGGCAGCCGTCCGGCGGCGGAGTTGCGCGAGGGTGCGCGCATCCTGGAAGTCGTGCGCGCCGTGGACGCACACCTGGGCAACGCCTCGCGCCTGCACCGCGCCTCCACCGACGCCAACATCCCGCTCTCGCTCGGACTCGAGGCCGTCAGCCTGGGCGCGGGCGGCTCGGGCGGTGGCGCTCATACCTTGCACGAGTGGTACGACCCCACCGGGCGCGAGCTGGCGCTCCAGCGCATCCTACTGGCCGCGCTGGCACTTGCAGGAGTGAAGGAATGA